From Anomalospiza imberbis isolate Cuckoo-Finch-1a 21T00152 unplaced genomic scaffold, ASM3175350v1 scaffold_127, whole genome shotgun sequence, a single genomic window includes:
- the LOC137466010 gene encoding serine/threonine-protein kinase PAK 3-like produces the protein MLVSEGDPEAKYTELETIGKGGFGTVCMAVETATGEEVAIKKISLLEESSSELCLNEIQVMRGNKNANLVTFLDSYLVDEEVWLVMEYMDGGSLHDVIREIRMAEGEIAAVSRECLQGLDFLHSKQVIHRDVKSHNILLGLDGSVKLADFGLSAQLTAEQSKRRSAVGTTYWMAPEIFSRKPYGPKVDIWSFGIVGMEMVEGAPPYLMMTSRTVQQLISTRGSPKLQNPRQQSAWLRDFLHCCLETDEDRRWSAQELLQHPFVTSAEPTSSLTPLIVAT, from the exons atgctggtgagcgagggagatcctgaggctaagtacacagaactggaaacgattggcaaagg gggttttggcacggtgtgcatggcagtggagactgccacaggagaagag gtggccataaagaaaattagtctcctggaagagagcagcagtgaactgtgcctgaatgaaatccaggtcatgcgtggcaataagaacgccaatcttgtgacctttctagacag ctacctggtggacgaggaagtctggctggtgatggagtacatggacggaggttctttacacgatgtcattagggagattcgtatggcagaaggagagatagcagctgtctctcgggag tgcctgcaaggcctggatttccttcactccaagcaagtgatccaccgagacgtcaaaagccacaacattctcctgggcttggacggatctgtcaagttgg ctgactttggcctttctgctcagctcaccgctgagcagagcaaacggagatcggctgttgggacaacttactggatggcgccagaaattttcagcaggaagccctatggccccaaagtggacatctggtcctttggcattgtggggatggagatggtggaaggagcgcctccttacctgatgatgacctcccgcacg gttcaacagctgataagcaccaggggcagcccgaagctgcagaaccccaggcaacagtccgcttggttgcgagactttctgcactgctgcctggagacggacgaggacaggcgctggtctgcccaggaacttctgcag catccgtttgtaacctccgccgagccgacctccagcctgacgcctctgatcgtggcaacg
- the LOC137466015 gene encoding serine/threonine-protein kinase PAK 3-like → MLVSEGDPEAKYTELETIGKGGFGTVCMAVETATGEEVAIKKISLLEESSSELCLNEIQVMRGNKNANLVTFLDSYLVDEEVWLVMEYMDGGSLHDVIREIRMAEGEIAAVSRECLQGLDFLHSKQVIHRDVKSHNILLGLDGSVKLADFGLSAQLTAEQSKRRSAVGTTYWMAPEIFSRKPYGPKVDIWSFGIVGMEMVEGAPPYLMMTSRTVQQLISTRGSPKLQNPRQQSAWLRDFLHCCLETDEDRRWSAQELLQHPFVTSAEPTSSLTPLIVATQQFMAERRY, encoded by the exons atgctggtgagcgagggagatcctgaggctaagtacacagaactggaaacgattggcaaagg gggttttggcacggtgtgcatggcagtggagactgccacaggagaagag gtggccataaagaaaattagtctcctggaagagagcagcagtgaactgtgcctgaatgaaatccaggtcatgcgtggcaataagaacgccaatcttgtgacctttctagacag ctacctggtggacgaggaagtctggctggtgatggagtacatggacggaggttctttacacgatgtcattagggagattcgtatggcagaaggagagatagcagctgtctctcgggag tgcctgcaaggcctggatttccttcactccaagcaagtgatccaccgagacgtcaaaagccacaacattctcctgggcttggacggatctgtcaagttgg ctgactttggcctttctgctcagctcaccgctgagcagagcaaacggagatcggctgttgggacaacttactggatggcgccagaaattttcagcaggaagccctatggccccaaagtggacatctggtcctttggcattgtggggatggagatggtggaaggagcgcctccttacctgatgatgacctcccgcacg gttcaacagctgataagcaccaggggcagcccgaagctgcagaaccccaggcaacagtccgcttggttgcgagactttctgcactgctgcctggagacggacgaggacaggcgctggtctgcccaggaacttctgcag catccgtttgtaacctccgccgagccgacctccagcctgacacctctgatcgtggcaacgcagcagtttatggccgagaggagatactag